The sequence CTACGCGGAAGGACATCTTTCCCACTTCCTCACATGTTCAGCGATAATAGTCATAAGATGCAGCCCGGAAGTGCTGGCGGGAAGACTTGAAGCAAGAGGTTACAGCCAAGAGAAAGTAAAGGAGAACGTCCAGGCCGAGGTCCTCGACGTCATACTTTGCGAAGCGGACTCTGCTGACATACCCGTTTATGAACTAGACAGCACTTCACATACAGTCGGCGAGCTGTCGGACTCTGTTCTGGAGATCGCGGACGGGAAGGTCGAAAAGTACCTTCCGGGCAATACAGATTGGACAGGAGACATTGACAGATGGTTCTAGACGGACAGAGGGACAAGGTCGATTTCGCACTGACGCCGGTCGCGAGAAAGCTGATAAAGGTCAACCCGAACTACATTTCGTGGGCCGGGCTCATTCTGGCACTTGCGGCCGGAATCATGCTTTATTACAGCTGGAACTATGAATATCTGCTTCTTGTCGGAGCCCTGGTCGTAATAGTCTCCGGATACTTCGATGCGCTGGACGGGAAGGTTGCGAAACTTGCCGGCAAGGCCTCCAGGCGCGGAGACTACCTCGACCATGTTTTCGACCGCTATGCCGACGTGCTCATGATAGGCGGTGTGGCCGTAAGCGGATGGTGCAATCCCTATCTGGGGATACTGGCGCTCGTGGGGGTCCTTCTGACCTCGTACATGGGGACCCAGGCCCAGGCGATAGGCGCACCCCGTCTGTACTCCGGACTGCTGGGACGTGCGGACCGTGTCGTGCTTTCCACGCTTTTTCCCATAATACAGTTCGTGATGCTGTGGGCAGGTTACGGTACGATCGAAATCGGAACATTCTCCATAACATGGATGGAGATAATGATACTCTACTTCGCGGTCTTGGGGAACGCAACGGCGATACAGAGGGCGGTCATAACCTGGAGAGCCATAACCAAAGAGGACAGGAAGAACTGATCGCCGGCTCTTTAATTACTGTTTACGACTGGTCCCGGATTTTACGCGGTAGTAAGTAAGCGGATGGTTCATGTGCTCGCTCCTGCACAGGTTGTCCTCGTTGAAGCAGACGCCGTTGGTCTTCATAGTGGAACATTCCGGGGGAGTATACCCTTCGGTCCCGGACAGCTCGCCCGTGATGTGTTTTATCTGATACGCCGACTTGGACTCGTCGAAATCCGGTGACTGGGCGAACAGGGCCAAGATCTGCGTCGAATCCATTCCCAGGGCGTGGAGGAACGACACGAGGGCGAACCTGGCGCTGTGCGGGAGGTTCATCCCGTTATGGGCCTGTGCGAGTATGGCCCTCATGCACGGGGGCATATGTTCCAGGTCTATCGGTCCGCCGCCGGTGGGGCTGTACCTGCTTTTCGTTTCCGACAAGATGACGGATATGTGGTCGATGTCCGCCCTCATGTGCGGGACGAACGATGCGGGGACGGCCAGAGGAAGCTCGGCCTCGATCTTGTCCTGCAGCGCGTTCTGTAGGACACGGTCGAATTTCTCCTGGGCCAATACGACGTATCCGTCATGGACCTCGGTGTTGATGAGCTTCCATTCGGGGCTTTTTATCCTTGTCGAGAACCTCAGATAGTCGCCGAAGTGCATCCTCAGGCCGTCCACGTCGACGGAGGCGTCGACCTCCAATTCATTGGCGACGAACGCAACCGTCGGGCCCTCGTCGGAACCCAGCAGCTTGTTCATCCTCACGGATTCGGCAAGGGCGTAACGTTTTGTTAGAAATCGGTCGTTGATGCATGAGACTATCATCCTCGCATAAGGATACGACATCACTTCCATCAGGCGGTCGAAGTCCGTCATAAGCGGCCTGTAGGAGACCTCGCTTCTTTCCAGCGCGTCGAGAACGCGCTCGAGGCCTCTCGACCTGGCCTGGGAATACGACTCGGAAGACACAAGCGATTCGATATCTGCACCGTTGTCCCCGGCCAGGCGGGCCGAGTCTTTGAGGAAGGGGTATCTGGCGGCGCGTACGGTGTCCACGTCCGACTATACGGGTTTGCCGATTTACATCTTTCCAATGACGGCTCAATACGGCAAATGTATTCCGATCCGGGGAAAAGCCACAGTGTCATCGATGATATCGATCGTGTTTGAAACACCGATGATGCTCGGCCCCGATCTTAAGTCCATTCGTCCGGCAAATCGTCCCGACATGGCATGAAGATATTTTCGATATCTCTGATAATTGCAAAAGTACAATAGATAATTTAAAACAACATATATGTTAATTAAAGTCCGATAATCGATATAACATAACATTTATGTTATTTTTATATGTCCCGGTGGCCTCCATGAGGCATATAGGCAGGCATATCATGCCCTGATCTCGATGACCTCCGGGGTCCGCAGGCATACGCTTTGCGGCTTTCAGAGAGATCGGACGCCATTCTCTATGAATCCGGCCGAAGGGCCCTTCCTGAAAGCGAGCTCGGGACCCTTCAGATGCTCGAAGGCCTCGGCGGTCCCATCAAGGGCCTCGCCGAGTGCGGTCCCTTCGGATTTCGGAGCGGGATGTTTTTTCTCTTTCTTCGAAAAACCACTATGACTGGTTATTTATAAATAGGATTAATGGATTCTCTAGCCTACAATTCGCATAAATTCTACGATTTTCGTAATAAAAACGTCGATGAGGAAGGATAATGTCAGACAAGAAGGAACTAAGCGTTGAAGAGAAGCTTGCGAAGGCCAACAAGCCCGGAGAGGATGCGAAGATCCTCCACAAGTTCTACGGAGGAAAGATCGAGACGGTACCCAAGGCGTGCGTAAGGTCGTACGACGACTTCTCCATATGGTACTCGCCCGGAGTGGCGGCCCCCTGCAAGCAGATAGCCGCGGACCCGGAGCTGGTCTACGACCTCACATGCAAGTGGAACACCGTAGCGGTGGTATCCGACGGAACCAGGGTGCTGGGGCTCGGAGACATCGGCCCCGAGGCCGCCATGCCCGTGATGGAGGGCAAGGCGATGCTTTTCAAGTACCTGGGAGGCGTGGACTGCGTCCCCATATGTCTGGACACCAAGGACCCCGATAAGATCATCGAGACCGTACGCCTCATCGCGCCTTCGTTCGGAGGCATAAACTTAGAAGACATATCCAACCCCAAGTGCTTCGACATCCTCGACGCGCTCAGGGAGGACTGCAAGATCCCCGTATGGCACGACGACCAGCAGGGGACCGCGACCGTAGAGGTCGCGGGGGCGATAAACGCCCTCAAACTCGTCGGCAAGAAGCTCGAGACCGCAAGCTTCACGATCCTGGGCGCAGGGGCGGCGTCCATTGCGATCTCCAGGCTGCTCCTCAACGTGGGCGTCGATCCGAAGAACATGTGCGTGTGCGATTCGACCGGGATACTGAACAACCAGAGGACCGAGCTCAAGGGGACGTTCAGGCAGAAGTGGGAGCTGTGCGAGAAGACCAACGGCGCCGGCAAGACCGGCGGGATGAAGGAAGCGATCAAGGACGCCGATATAGTCGTAGCCGCGTCCAAGCCCGGGCCCGGGACGATACCGCCCGAGTATCTGGACGGAATGGCGGACGACGCCATCGTCTTCGCAACCGCGAACCCGACCCCGGAGATATGGCCATGGGAGGCGAAGGAGCACGGCGTGAAGGTTTTCGCCACCGGACGTTCCGACTTCCCGAACCAGGTCAACAACTCCATGGGATTCCCTGCGATATTCCGCGGAGTGCTCGACGTGAGGGCGAAGACGATCACCGACACCATGTGCCTAGCGGCGGCCAAGGAACTTGCCAAGTTCGCGGAGAACTCCAAGGAGGGACTGACGGCGGAGCACATCATACCGAGCATGGCGGATTCGGAAGTGTTCCCGCTCGAAGCGGCCGCGGTGGGAATGCAGGCCCAGAAGGAAGGCGTCGCCAGGCTCAAGCTGAGCAGGCAGGAGCTCTTCGACAGGGCGGAGTTCATGATAAACAGGTCCAGGGGCCTGACGGCGAAGATGATGAAGGACGGATTCATCAAGGACCCGTCCGGCGTTGTGGACTAAATCTCTTAAGGGGCCGGGAGGCCCCTTCCTCTTTCAAACGGACATACGGCCGGGCTGCGTTGCATCCGGTATCGCTCGATGTAAACGGTTATACATCCAAAGATGCATTCGTTGCGAGGTATCCAATGAAAGGCATCATTCTCGCCGCTGGCGCCGGGACCAGGCTGTATCCGGTCTCCATGCCCATATCCAAAGTCCTGCTCCCCGTGTACGACAAGCCGATGGTCTACTATCCTCTGTCGAACCTTATGATGGGAGGCATCCGTGACATACTCGTAATAACGAACGAGGAGGACGACCCGAAGTTCAGGAAGCTTCTGGGCGACGGCTCCCAGTTCGGAGTGCATATCGATTATCTGATACAGTACGTGCCGAAAGGGATCTCGGACGCGTTCATCATCGCCGAGAAATGGATAGGCGGGGATGATGTGGTCTTGATACTGGGGGACAACATATTTTGCGGCCCGGACATGCAGGACCTTATAGCGTCAGCGATCAAGGAGAACGAAGGCGCGACGGTGTTCGGATATCGTGTAGAGGATCCGAAGAGTTTTGGGG comes from Methanomassiliicoccaceae archaeon and encodes:
- a CDS encoding DNA primase large subunit PriL, whose product is MDTVRAARYPFLKDSARLAGDNGADIESLVSSESYSQARSRGLERVLDALERSEVSYRPLMTDFDRLMEVMSYPYARMIVSCINDRFLTKRYALAESVRMNKLLGSDEGPTVAFVANELEVDASVDVDGLRMHFGDYLRFSTRIKSPEWKLINTEVHDGYVVLAQEKFDRVLQNALQDKIEAELPLAVPASFVPHMRADIDHISVILSETKSRYSPTGGGPIDLEHMPPCMRAILAQAHNGMNLPHSARFALVSFLHALGMDSTQILALFAQSPDFDESKSAYQIKHITGELSGTEGYTPPECSTMKTNGVCFNEDNLCRSEHMNHPLTYYRVKSGTSRKQ
- a CDS encoding adenylate kinase family protein translates to MIIAITGTPGTGKSELGKELARRNLNVIFLTDFIRENGLLGEYDGEMGSYNVETEELDEALAEYGGSSETYYAEGHLSHFLTCSAIIVIRCSPEVLAGRLEARGYSQEKVKENVQAEVLDVILCEADSADIPVYELDSTSHTVGELSDSVLEIADGKVEKYLPGNTDWTGDIDRWF
- a CDS encoding NADP-dependent malic enzyme, with translation MSDKKELSVEEKLAKANKPGEDAKILHKFYGGKIETVPKACVRSYDDFSIWYSPGVAAPCKQIAADPELVYDLTCKWNTVAVVSDGTRVLGLGDIGPEAAMPVMEGKAMLFKYLGGVDCVPICLDTKDPDKIIETVRLIAPSFGGINLEDISNPKCFDILDALREDCKIPVWHDDQQGTATVEVAGAINALKLVGKKLETASFTILGAGAASIAISRLLLNVGVDPKNMCVCDSTGILNNQRTELKGTFRQKWELCEKTNGAGKTGGMKEAIKDADIVVAASKPGPGTIPPEYLDGMADDAIVFATANPTPEIWPWEAKEHGVKVFATGRSDFPNQVNNSMGFPAIFRGVLDVRAKTITDTMCLAAAKELAKFAENSKEGLTAEHIIPSMADSEVFPLEAAAVGMQAQKEGVARLKLSRQELFDRAEFMINRSRGLTAKMMKDGFIKDPSGVVD
- a CDS encoding CDP-alcohol phosphatidyltransferase family protein, giving the protein MVLDGQRDKVDFALTPVARKLIKVNPNYISWAGLILALAAGIMLYYSWNYEYLLLVGALVVIVSGYFDALDGKVAKLAGKASRRGDYLDHVFDRYADVLMIGGVAVSGWCNPYLGILALVGVLLTSYMGTQAQAIGAPRLYSGLLGRADRVVLSTLFPIIQFVMLWAGYGTIEIGTFSITWMEIMILYFAVLGNATAIQRAVITWRAITKEDRKN